In Nocardioides jishulii, the DNA window AAGGGCGACCTGCTCGCCACCGTGGTCGTGCAGGTGCCCGGAACACTCTCTCCGGCTGCGCGCGAGGCCGTCGAGGCCTATCGTGAGGCCACCGCTGACCGTCGGTTGAGGACGAACCTGTTCGAGGAGGGGTGATGAGCAGCTTCGGAGTGCCGTCGCCCGACGCGGCCGTCTACGTCATCTCCGTTGCCGCCGAGCTCACCGGGCTCCACCCGCAGACGCTGCGGACGTACGAACGGCTGGGCCTGATCACGCCCGTCCGTACCGGCGGCGGCGGTCGCCGCTACTCCATCCGCGACATCGAGCGGCTGCGGCAGATCGCCGACCTGACGGGTGCCGGCATCGGGCTCGAGGGCGTACGCCGGATCCTCGACCTCGATGCCCGGGCCACCGCCCTGGCGGAGGTCAACCGCGAGTTGCTGGAGGAGCTGCAGGCCACCCGTGAGGCACTGCGGCAGGCCCAGGCAGCGCTGACGGGCGAGCAGCCGACCGGTCAGCGGGCCGGCGGCCAGCCCAAGGGCGGCAGCAGCAACCGGCTCCCCGCCCTGCGCCAGAACGGCACGCAGTCGTCGCTCGTCGTCTGGCGTCGCCAGCGCTGAGCGGCCCAGCCTCCGCGGAGCGGGGCAGGAATCACAGGGTCTTGACGGACCCGAAGTCCCTCACGAGCGGGTAGGGCCGCACCGGTCGGACGGCGCCGCCCTCGGCGACCTGGATCAGGTGCTCGGCGATCGTACGGGCCGAGACGCCCTTCACGATGTAACCCCACGCGCCCTCCTGCAGGGCCGCCTCGGTCATGTAGGTGGCACTGATCGCGGAGCAGACGACGACCTTGGTGGTCGGGCAGTCCTCGTAGATCAGCGGGAGGATCTCCAGGCCACCGATCTCCGGCATGTGCAGGTCGAGCACGACGATGTCGGGCTGCAGCGTCTTGACCATCTCGATGGCGGTCTCGGCGTCGCCGGCGTCACCGGCGATCCGGAAGCCGGCGGACTCGAGGGCGACCCGCAGGACGAAGCGGACCTCCTCGTCGTCGTCGACCACGACCACGGACACCTGGTGGCCGCGGATGTCGCGCACGGTGGTCGGGCGGGCGTCGGCCTCGGGCTGGGCCTCGACGACCGGTGCAGGCGCGGGCGCCTGCTTGGCGCTGCGGAACAGTTTCATGGTGGGTTCTCCTCCCCCTGGAGCCCGGTCATCCTGTCACGCGCACGAGCCGATTGTGGGGGGAATGCGGCGGCGCTACCTGTTCTTGGGGAGGAGCCGTCTAGACGTCTCCGCGACCCCGCGTCGAGGGGTCGCGCTCGCCGCGCGAGGCGCGGTTCTCGGCGATGCGCTGGAGCATCTCGTTGTAGGCGACCAGCTCGGCGTCGTCGTCACGGTCCGCGCGCCGGTCGGCCTGCTTGGCGCGGCGGGTGTCGTCGCGGAACCACTGCGCGAGCAGCACGATCGCCACGAGCAGCAGCGGGATCTCGCCCATCGCCCAGGTGAGGCCGCCGCCGAGGGACTGGTCGGCCAGCAGGTCGGTGGCGTAGGGGCGCTGGATCGTCGAGTAGTACTCCGCGCCGATCAGCGCCGTCGTCGTCATCACGGAGATGGCGAAGAAGGCGTGGAAGGGGGCCACCGCGATCAGCAGTCCCAGCCGGCCCAGGTGCGGCAGCCGCTTCGGCAGCGGCGCCGAGCCGATCAGCACCTCGTAGTACAGGAAGCCGGCGAGCAGGAAGTGCAGCTCCATCAGGGTGTGGCCCAGGTGCACCGACATCAGCCAGTCGTAGATCCCGGTGAAGTAGATGGCGTAGAGGCTGCCGACGAACATCACCGTGGCGAAGGCGGGGTTGGTGACGATCCTCGACCACCGCGAGTTGAGGAAGGCCACCAGCAGCTGCCGTGGGCCGTCGCCGCCGGGTGAGTCCGGGCCGGGCAGCGCGCGCAGCGCGAGGGTGATCGGCGAGCCGAGCACCAGCAGCACCGGCGCCAGCATCGACAGCACCATGTGGCTGGTCATGTGCACGCTGAACATCACGTGCGACCAGACGCCCAGGCCGCCTATGGTGGCGAAGGCGACGGCAGCGAGGCCGAGGAACCAGGCCAGGGTGCGCGCCCACGGCCACGCGTCGCCGCGCCGGCGCAGCGTACGCAGCCCTAGCAGGTAGCCGACGGCGCCGAGGCCCACGACGGCCAGGCCGAGGCCCGAGAGCTGCCACGTGGTGAGCATCCCGACGAAGGACGGCTCGGGAGGCATCGGGCCGCCGAGCAACCGCTCCGCCTTGGAGGTGTACGGCGCGCCGACCGGCGGCGGGGTGCGGGAGAGCGCCACGCCGAGGCCGATCGCCACCGACATGGCGGCGACCTCGATGCCGCTCAGGGCGGTGAAGCCGCGCCACGACGGCGCGGAGGCCGAAAGGGCACGGCGCAGGCGGGAGGCCACGACGCCGACCGCGACCAGCACGAGCACCTTCACCAGGGCCGCACGTCCGTAGCCGCTCGTGACGAACTGGGTGAGCCCGTCGAGCCGCACGTAGGCGCTGAGGAGACCCGAGGCGGCGACCAGGCCGAAGCACCAGGCGGCGAGCGCCGAGAAGCGCCGGGCAGCGCGCAGGCGCAGCGCGTCGTCGGAGCGCAGGTGCCACCACAGTGCGAGCACGCCAGCCGTCCACAGGACCGCGGCGAGCACGTGGAAGCCGATGGCCACCACGGCCGTGGAGTGGCTGCCCGCGGAGGCCGAGTGGCCGGTGAGCAGCGTCGGTACGAGGGCGGCCAGGGCCAGCAGCAGCGCCAGCGCGGCGCGCCATGCGGTGGTGACGAGCAGGGTCAGCAGCGCGAGCAGGACGACCAGGCCGAGCTGCCAGGTCAGCGAGACGCCCTGGGAGAAGTCGGCGAGGAAGGTGGCGACGTCGTCCGGGCGTACGTCGGTGGCAGGCACCGCGAAGACGTCGGCCGTGGTCAGCCACATCTCGGCCAGGGTGAGCAGCACCCAGACCCCGGCCGCCCAGCGGGCGGTGCGGGCAGCGGTGCGCTGGACGCCGACGAGCGGGTCGCGCAGCTTGACCGCGGTGAGCAGGGGGACGACGAGTCCGGCCGCCACCAGCACGGCGACCGCGTCGCCCAGGAAGGAGACGGTCGGCAGCGCCCAGGCGGTGAGGGGGCCGGCGTCGGGCAGGCCGGGCAGCGGAGCGGCGACGCCGCCCGCCGCGGCGAGCACGATCGCCATGACGCCCAGGCCGAGGGCGGCGACGGCGACGAGCCCGGCCAGCGGCCGGGGCGTCGAGCGGGGCGTGGGAGGCGCGGTGGCGTCGGGGGGAGCGGAGGTGGTCATCGAGGCTCGCGCCGCCCCTTGGCCGTGCGTGCCACCAGCGCGGCGACGAGCAGGACGATCACCAGGAGCAGCAGCACGCCGCCGGCGACCAGCCACGAGACCGACCAGGTGTCGTCAGTGCTGCCGGCACTGCCGGTGCCCTCAGGGGCATTGGGGTCCGTGGCGCTCTGCGACGGCGTCGGGTTCGGCACGCCGGACTCCGAGCCCTCGAGCTCGAGCGTGAAGCGCACCTGTCCCGTGATCGGGTGGCCGTCGGAGGAGATGACCCGGTAGGCGATGGTGTACGCCCCACCGGCCTGACCGCGCTCGACCGCCTGGCGCACCTCGTCACCGTCGACCTCGGCCTCACCCGTCTGGAGGCCGCCGCCGTCGGGGCCGGTGACGACGACGGTCGCCGGGCCACTGACCTGCTCGCTGAAGGTCAGCACGACCTCGGCGGGAAGCTCGGTGAGGGTGGCGCCGTCCTCGGGGGTCGATCCGGTCAGCCCGGCGTGCGCCTGGGCGGGAGCGGCGCCCAGGGCCATCGCCACCGTGACGAGTCCAGCGGTGAGGGCCGCGGCGAGCGCGGGCGCGACAGGACGGCGGGTGCGGGTCATCGGTTCTCCCGGGGAGGGTGTGCTGGGCCTCCGGCCATGCTACGGAGGCGGGACCACCGCGTACGTCCTGCACGAGCGACCACCCGTCGAGTTGTGGCCACAGCCACATGCGACGGGCGGTCCCGGGAGGGGCGCGCGCTCAGCAGCCGCCGAAGGCTGCGCCCTTCTTCAGCCTGACCTTGGAGGTGGGGCGCTTGCCGTGCTTCAGGGAGTAGGAGCGGGCCCAGTCGACCTGCCCCTTGGCGCTGTCCATGGTCTTGTTGCCGGCGCCGACGAAGGTGAGGCGCAGCGTCATCGGGCCCTTGGGCAGGGCGGCCTTGGCGCGCACGGTCCCGACCGGCTTGCCGTTGAGGAACCAGGTGAGGTGCTTCCGCGTGACCTGGACGGCGACCGAGTTGGCGCCCGACGGCAGCGAGCGGAGCGTGCGGCCCCACTTCGTGCCCTTCGGGCCGCGTACGCCGAAGGTCAACGGCGATCCCGGGCCGCGGGACTCGCCGAGCACGATGCTGGAGGTGCCACAGGCGCGCGAGGCCTGCGCGACCGGGACGAGCTCGTAGCGCATCGCGTACTTGCGTCCGGTGCGGGAGTTCTGGGTGGTCACGCCGCGCACCTCCCAGCGGCCGAAGCGGTCGGCGGCACCCTTGAGGGTGGCCGACGTGGTGCCGTGGGCGCCGTTCGGGGCGCTGCCGTAGCCGTCGCTCGCGAAGAGCATGCCGCCGTTGCGCAGGGTCACGCGGCCGGTGCCGGTGCTCGACTCGGTCCAGGTGCCCTTCGACCTCGACCCCAGTGACGGGGGCGAGGAGAGCGACTGGCCGTACTCCCACTCGTACCGGAACCGCGGGTCTCGGCCCCAGCCGTAGGTGGACCACGCGTGCCGGCGACCGCCGTCGGAGGAGGCGGTGGCGGTGGGGACGCCCTGCACCAGCCCTGCCGCGACGGCGGAGGTGGCCACGGCGCCCTGGCGGTGCGGGAAGCTGCCGTCCTTGACCCGGCCTGCCTTCGCGGTGACCTGGTGGGGGAAGGAAGCGGTCCGGCCGAGGTCGTCGCCGTGGGCGGTCCAGCGCTCGAGGCGTACGCGGTAGACGTCGCCGGCGGCGCGGTGGCGGGTGGTGAAGGAGGCGAGGCCGTAGGTGTCGGAGGTGGTCGTCTCGACGTCCTCCCACACCGTGGGCGACACGCGGCGTTGCAGCGTCATCCTCCGACCGGTGAGCACCACCGACGGCAGGTCCCGGTAGCCGGTGTAGGCGCGACCCACGGTGTCGGCCAGGAAGGTGAGGTCACGCCCGACCACGCCGGGGGAGGTCTGGGTGAGGATGACGTCCTGGGTGCGGGCGTGGGTGAGCACCGCCGGGCTGGTGTGCTTGCCGGCCTTGACCCGGTAGCGCACCCCCCACATCGCGCCGGCACGAGTGGTGACCGAGAACGAACCGTCGGAGTTCGTGTGGCCCGCCGAGCCCGGCACGTCGACCCAGGCGTCGCCGGCGCGGCCCGCGTGGCGCTGCACGACGAGGGCGCGGCGCCCGGACGTGCCGACGTGGCCGTCCAGGACCAGGCGTGAACCGCCGACGAACTTGTCGTTGCCGGGGGTGAGGGTGAGCGACGGGTCTGCGGCATGGGCGGGGGTGGCCTGCAGCAGCGTCACCGAGAGGACGGAGGCGGCCAGGGCAGAGGTGAGGCGGACGACGGTGTTCACAGGGGGATCCGTTCCCTTGGGGGGTCGGCGTGATCGGGGGGTCGGCCCTTTCAGGTTAGGACCAAATCTGGGTATGCGCGCCCCTTGGGCAAAAGAAAGCCACGTCACACGAATCGGTGGAGTTGAGTGGAACAGACTCAATTTTCCTGACGTTGTGCAGAGTGAGCCGTCATCACGGCCACGGTCGACCCCACCTCCGGGTGGGGCGAGACTGGAACCAGATCCCGCCGGGACCCACAGGAGGACGCAGTGAGTCAGTTCGGAGCCGACAAGTTCACCACCCGCAGTCGTGAGGCCATCGAGGCTGCCCAGCTGGCCGCCACGACCGGGGGCAACAGCCAGACCGAGCCCATCCACCTGCTCGTCGCGCTGCTGCGTGAGGAGGACGGTGTCGCCCGCAGCCTGATCACCCGTTCGGGCGCGGACGTCGCCGTCGTCGCTGCTCGCGCCGAGGCCGCGCAGGCTGCCCTGCCCAAGGCCAGCGGCAGCACGGTGCAGCAGCCCGGCGCCTCCGCCTCCCTCACCCGGGTGCTCGCCTCCGCGCTCGACCTCGCCTCGTCGATGAAGGACGACTACGTCGCCACCGAGCACCTGCTCGTCGCTCTGGCGACCGTCGAGTCCAGCGCGGCGAAGGTGCTCACCGACTCCGGCCTGACCGCCGACGGACTGCGTGAGGCCGTGACGGCCGTGCGGGGCAACCGGCGCGTCACCAGCCAGGAGGCCGAGTCGACGTACGAGTCGCTCGAGAAGTTCTCCGTCGACCTGACCGCCGCCGCGGAGGAGGGTCGCCTCGACCCGGTCATCGGCCGCGACGCCGAGATCCGGCGCGTCATCCAGGTGCTCAGCCGCCGCACCAAGAACAACCCGGTGCTCATCGGTGAGCCCGGCGTCGGCAAGACCGCCGTCGTCGAGGGGCTCGCCCAGCGCGTCGTCGCCGGTGACGTGCCCGACTCGCTCAAGGGCCGCCGCGTCCTCAGCCTCGACCTGGCGGCGATGGTCGCCGGCGCGAAGTACCGCGGCGAGTTCGAGGAGCGGCTCAAGGCCGTGCTCGAGGAGATCAAGCAGGCCGGCGGCCAGATCATCACCTTCATCGACGAGCTGCACACCGTGGTCGGCGCCGGCGCGGGGGGCGACTCCTCCATGGACGCCGGCAACATGCTGAAGCCGATGCTCGCCCGCGGCGAGCTGCACATGATCGGTGCGACCACGCTCGACGAGTACCGCGAGCGCATCGAGAAGGACCCGGCCCTGGAGCGGCGCTTCCAGCAGGTCTTCGTCGGTGAGCCCAGCGTCGAGGACACCATCCAGATCCTGCGCGGCATCCAGGAGAAGTACGAGGCGCACCACGGCGTGCGCATCACCGACGCCGCGCTCGTGGCCGCCGCCACCCTGAGCGACCGCTACATCACCGGCCGTCAGCTGCCCGACAAGGCCATCGACCTGATCGACGAGGCCGCCAGCCGGCTGCGCATGGAGATCGAGTCCTCGCCGGAGGAGATCGACCAGCTGCGCCGCAGCGTCGACCGGCTCAAGATGGAGCAGTTCGCGCTGGAGAAGGAGACCGACCCCGCCTCCGTCGAGCGCCTCGAGCACCTGAAGGGCGAGCTCGCCGACCAGCAGGAGGAGCTGCGCGCCCTCGAGGCCCGCTGGGAGCGCGAGAAGGCTTCCCTCGAGGGTGAGGGCGAGCTGCGCAAGCAGCTCGACGCGCTGCGGATCGAGGCCGAGCGCCTGATGCGTGAAGGTGACCTGGCCAAGGCCAGCGAGATCCAGTACGGCCGCATCCCCGAGCTGGAGAAGCAGATCGAGGCCGCCACCGCGGCCGAGCCCGCCACCGAGACGGAGAAGCTCGTGGGCGACGAGGTCGCGCCCGAGCAGATCGCCGAGGTCGTGGAGGCCTGGACCGGCATCCCGACCGGCCGCATGCTCCAGGGCGAGACCGCCAAGCTCCTCGAGATGGAGCAGGTCATCGGTCAGCGCCTCATCGGTCAGGAGGAGGCCGTCGGCGCGGTGAGCGACGCCGTACGCCGCTCGCGTGCCGGGATCGCCGACCCCAACCGGCCCACCGGCTCCTTCCTCTTCCTCGGCCCCACCGGGACCGGAAAGACCGAGCTGGCCAAGTCGCTGGCCGACTTCCTCTTCGACGACGAGCGGGCGATCGTCCGCATCGACATGAGCGAGTACTCCGAGAAGCACTCGGTCTCGCGGCTCGTCGGTGCGCCTCCCGGCTACGTCGGCTACGACGAGGGTGGTCAGCTGACCGAGGCCGTGCGGCGTCGCCCCTACAGCGTGGTCCTGCTCGACGAGGTGGAGAAGGCCCACCCCGAGGTCTTCGACATCCTCCTGCAGGTGCTCGACGACGGCCGGCTCACCGACGGCCAGGGGCGTACGGTCGACTTCCGCAACACGATCCTGATCCTGACCTCCAACCTGGGCTCGCAGTTCCTGGTCGACCCGACCCTGGACCCCGAGACCAAGAAGGAGCAGGTGATGAGCCTGGTCAGGGCCTCCTTCAAGCCGGAGTTCCTCAACCGCCTCGACGAGATCGTCACGTTCTCGGCGCTCACCCGCGACGAGCTGGCCCACATCGTCGACCTGCAGCTGGCGCTGCTGGACAAGCGGCTGGCGGTCCGCCGGATCACGATCGAGGTCACCGACGAGGCACGCGAGTGGCTCGCGGACACGGGCTACGACCCCGCCTACGGCGCCCGCCCGCTGCGCCGCCTGATCCAGACCGCCATCGGCGACCCGCTCGCGAAGATGCTGATCGCGGGCGAGGTGACGGACGGCCAGCGCGTCGTCGTCAGGCGTGGCGAGGACGGCCTCGACCTGGTCACCTCCGCCCACTGACCGCGTACGTGTGCCGCACGGCCTCCTCCCGGAGGTCGTGCGGCACCGGCGCGAGTTGGTCTCCCATGATGGAATGACCGCGTGAGCAAGCCAGATGCACTGCCCCGTCCGCCCCAGGTGACCATGCTGGGCTGGATGATCATCATCGGGTCCGTCTTCGTGGTGGTGAACGTCTTCGAGACCCTCACCGGGCTCCGCTCCCTGGAGACCCGCGAGATGGTCGAGGACTACCTGGCCACGGCACCGGGGTCCGACCTCGGTTGGAGCGTCGAGACCGGGATCGGCGCGCTGCGGATCACCGCGATCGTCGCGGCCATGTCGTCGGCTGCCTCGGCGGTGCTCGGCTGGTTCGTGCTCCAGCGCAACGTCGCTGCCCGTGTGGTGCTGTCGGTGCTGGCCGTCCCGCTCTTCTTCGCGGGCGTCGTGACCGGCGGCTTCATGTCGTCGCTGGTGGCGGCCTCCGTCGCGCTGCTGTGGATGCAGCCGGCGCGCAACTGGTTCAACGGGATCGCGCCGCCCAAGCCGCAGCCCTTGGGCCGTGATGACTCCGGGGCTCGCAACCCGTTTGCCCGGCCGGAGGAAGGACCGCGTACGCCCGAGGTCACCGGCACGCCCGACCGTCCGACCGACGCGCGTCCGGTCGACGGCTTCGGCGACCGCCCCACCTGGGGCGCCCCGCTGGGTGGCCCCGAGCAGCCGCCCGTGCCCGTCGGGCAGCCTGAGGGTCCTCCGAGCCCCTACGGTCACCAGCCCGGGACGCCCTACGGCGCCCCGACCGTGGCGCCCCCGCAGCCCTACGCCCCGGCGCCCCAGGCCCAGCTGGGTCAGCAGCTCGGTCAGCAGCCCGTCGGCAAGCGGCCTCCCGCTGCAGTGTGGGCCGCGCTGATCACCTGGGCCTTCGCCGGCTTCGCGCTCCTCTCGTCGGCCTTCGCCGTGATCGCGCTGGCGGTCGACCCCCACCAGATGGACGCCCAGATCGACCATGTCCTCAAGGACGTCGAAGGTCAGCAGGGCGCCGAGGCCATCACGTCCGACATGCTCATCGGGACGATGATCACCTTCGGTGTCGGACTCGCGATCTTCAGCCTCGTCGCCTGCCTGGCCGCGGCGCTCCTCCTGGCGCGGCGCAAGCAGGGTGCGATCATCCTGATGATCACCGCTGCGTTCACCGCCGCCTTCTGCCTGCTCGGTGGCCTCGCCGCCGGACAGGTCCTCCTGCTGCCGCCCGGCCTGGCCGCCGTCGTCGTGCTCGTGCTGCTGCGACGCCGCGAGCTGCGGGCCTGGCTCGACGCCCGCTGAGGCTCGTCGGGCCCTCCGGAACGTCAACAATGGGGTAGAGGCGGCGTTGGCCGCCGGCCCTCGACCAGGTGCCCCTTTTTGGGTGATTCGCCGAGATGTGCGCACTGCCTAATCTCTCCGCAGTGGGTCCGGCGTTCGGGGGAAGCCGGACCCACCTACCCCAGCAGCCTCAGACCCAACAGGCTCAGGCGCGCAGGTCCGCGGCGCCGAGCCGCCGCAGCGCCTCGTCCAGCACGTCGGTCTGCTTGCAGAAGGCCCACCGCACCAGGTGACGCCCGGCGTCGGCGTCGTCGTGGAAGACCGAGGCCGGGATCGCCACCACGCCCGCGCGTTCGGGCAACGCCTCGCAGAAGGCCAGGGCGTCCGACCAGCCCAGGGAGGCCACGTCGGAGAGGGCGAAGTAGGTGCCCTGCGGGGTGTACGTCGTGATGCCCAGGTCGGTGAGGCCGGCGACGAGGTGGTCGCGGCGCTCGCGCAACGACGTACGCAGCATCCTCGGGAAGTCGTCTGCCTCACCGAGCGCGACGGCCACGGCGGGCTGGAGCGGGGCGCCGGAGGTGTAGGTCAGCCACTGCTTCGCCGTCGTCAGCGCCGCCACCAGGTCGCGCGGCCCGGTGGCCCAGCCGATCTTCCAGCCGGTCAGCGACCAGGACTTGCCGACGCTCGACAGGGTCAGGGTGCGCTCGGCCATCCCCGGCAGCGTGCAGAGCGGGACGTGCTCGCTGTCCGGGTCCAGCACGAGGTGCTCGTAGACCTCGTCGGTCACCACGGTGAGGTCGTGCTCGAGGGCGACCTCGGCGATCGCCGACAGCTCGGCCCGGGTGAGCACGCTGCCCGTGGGGTTGTGCGGGGTGTTGAGCAGGATCAACGTGGTGCGCGGCGTGACCGCGGCCCGCAGCTCGTCGACGTCGAGTCGGAAGTCGGGGGCGCGCAGGGTGACGGGGCGGCGTACGCCCGCGGCCATCTGGATCATCGCCACGTAGGAGTCGTAGTAGGGCTCGAGCACCACGACCTCGTCGCCCGGCTCGACCAGCGCCAGCAGGGCCGCCGCGATCCCCTCGGTCGCCCCGGTGGTCACCGCCACCTGGTCCGCCGGGTCGAGGGGGATCCCGTAGTGACGCCACTGGTGGGCCGCGATCGCCTCGCGCAGCGCCGGGATGCCGATCCCGGGGGCGTACTGGTTGTGCCCCTCGACGAGCGCCCGACCGGCGGCGCGGAGCACCGAGGCCGGGCCGTCGGTGTCGGGGAAGCCCTGCCCCAGGTTGACCGCCCCGGTGCGCGCGGCGAGGGCAGACATCTGGGCGAAGACCGTCTCGCTGATGCCGGCGATGCGGGAGGCGGTGGGGCGCATGGGCCGAGCGTAGCGCCGTGGAGTCAGCGCGCCAGGCGTCCAGCGCCTCGCCGGGGCGGGCGGTCGATCTGGGAGGATCGGGGCATGTCTGACGCCACCCGCCCCGTTGACGAGACCACCGCCGCACCGTCGGCCGACCCGACGCTCGCCGCGGACATCGACGCCTGCTGCCGCCTGAGCGGCGAGTTCACGCTGCGCTCCGGCCAGGTCTCCCACGAGTACTTCGACAAGTACCTCTTCGAGTCCGACCCCGCGCTCCTCGCCCGGGTCGCCGACCAGATGGTCGCGCTGGTGCCCGAGGGCACCGAGCTGCTCGGTGGCCTGGAGCTCGGCGGCGTGCCGATCGCGACCGCGCTGAGCGCCCGCACGCTGCACCCGACCCTCTTCGTCCGCAAGAAGGCGAAGGAGTACGGCACCTGCAAGCTCGCCGAGGGCCCTGACGTGGCCGGGCGCCGGATCACCCTGGTCGAGGACGTCATCACCACCGGTGGCGCCGTGCGCGACGCCGTGCGCGAGCTGCGGGCTGCCGGCGCCGTCGTCGAGGTGGTCATCTGCGCGATCGACCGCTCGCCCGAGGGGGAGAACCCGCTCGCCGACGTCGAGCTCGAGGTGCGCCCGGTGCTCACCAAGGCGCAGCTGGACGAGGCGCGGGCCGCAGCCAGCTGAGCCTCGCAGACTGACTCTGCCGACTGACTCCGGCCGAGCCTGGCGTCCCCTCACGGGCAGGCGTCAGGCGCGGTCGTTCCCGTCGCCCTCGACCTCCTGGCCGAGGATGTCGCGGTCGGGACCGCCGTCCTGCGGCCCGATCTCCGCGCCCGGCGCGTTGACGCGCTTGTGGCGCCACCACTCCCAGGCCATCGGGATGACCGAGAAGGCGACGATCGCGATGATTGCGTAGTCGATGTTCTCGCCCAGCGCCGGGAAGACGCTGCCGAGCAGCGCGCCGAGCAGGGTGATCGAGAGGACCCAGGCCACGGCGCCGATCAGGCTCCACTTGAAGAAGCGGCCACGGTCCATCTGGGTGACGCCCGCGACCACGGTGATGTAGGTGCGCACGAACGGCACGAAGCGGCCGATGACCAGCGCCTTGTTGCCGTGCTTGTCGAAGAACGCGGTGGTCTGGTCGAAGTACTTGCGCTTGAGGATGCGGCCGTCACGCTCGTAGAGCGGGGGTCCGATCTTGTGCCCGATCTCGTAGCCGGCGACGTTGCCGCCGAACGCTGCCACGATGAAGAGCCCCATGCCGATGACCAGCTCGAGCCAGATCGGACCGGGGAAGATGTCGATCCCGGTCTCGGGGTGGGCGAGGAAGATACCCATCGCGAAGAGGAGCGAGTCGCCCGGGAGGAACGGGAAGAAGAGCCCGCACTCGACGAAGATGATGAGCATGCTCAGCCAGAAGAGCTCGGCTCCGAACTGGGCGAGGAGCCACTCGGGATCCATCCATTTCATGCCGAACAGCATCGGTTCGAGCACGACGGCCTGCAGATCAACGAGGGGGCTCACGCGCGAAAGCGTACTGGCAGGCACCTAGGGTGACGGCATGGACGAGCGCATGGAGGAGCAGCGCGCTCCCTACGACCCGATGCCGCACGGGCGACCCGAGGTGGGTGTGGGGCCGTGGCCCGGGGGGCGGGAGGCATGGCCGACCGGCGAGCAGTACGACGTCGAGCTGCTGGAGCACGGCGACCGGCGCAACGTCGTCGACCGCTACCGCTACTGGACGATGGAGGCGATCGTCGCCGACCTCGACACCCGCCGCCACACGTTCCACGTTGCCATCGAGAACTGGCAGCACGACTTCAACATC includes these proteins:
- a CDS encoding heat shock protein transcriptional repressor HspR encodes the protein MSSFGVPSPDAAVYVISVAAELTGLHPQTLRTYERLGLITPVRTGGGGRRYSIRDIERLRQIADLTGAGIGLEGVRRILDLDARATALAEVNRELLEELQATREALRQAQAALTGEQPTGQRAGGQPKGGSSNRLPALRQNGTQSSLVVWRRQR
- a CDS encoding cytochrome c oxidase assembly protein is translated as MTTSAPPDATAPPTPRSTPRPLAGLVAVAALGLGVMAIVLAAAGGVAAPLPGLPDAGPLTAWALPTVSFLGDAVAVLVAAGLVVPLLTAVKLRDPLVGVQRTAARTARWAAGVWVLLTLAEMWLTTADVFAVPATDVRPDDVATFLADFSQGVSLTWQLGLVVLLALLTLLVTTAWRAALALLLALAALVPTLLTGHSASAGSHSTAVVAIGFHVLAAVLWTAGVLALWWHLRSDDALRLRAARRFSALAAWCFGLVAASGLLSAYVRLDGLTQFVTSGYGRAALVKVLVLVAVGVVASRLRRALSASAPSWRGFTALSGIEVAAMSVAIGLGVALSRTPPPVGAPYTSKAERLLGGPMPPEPSFVGMLTTWQLSGLGLAVVGLGAVGYLLGLRTLRRRGDAWPWARTLAWFLGLAAVAFATIGGLGVWSHVMFSVHMTSHMVLSMLAPVLLVLGSPITLALRALPGPDSPGGDGPRQLLVAFLNSRWSRIVTNPAFATVMFVGSLYAIYFTGIYDWLMSVHLGHTLMELHFLLAGFLYYEVLIGSAPLPKRLPHLGRLGLLIAVAPFHAFFAISVMTTTALIGAEYYSTIQRPYATDLLADQSLGGGLTWAMGEIPLLLVAIVLLAQWFRDDTRRAKQADRRADRDDDAELVAYNEMLQRIAENRASRGERDPSTRGRGDV
- a CDS encoding pyridoxal phosphate-dependent aminotransferase translates to MRPTASRIAGISETVFAQMSALAARTGAVNLGQGFPDTDGPASVLRAAGRALVEGHNQYAPGIGIPALREAIAAHQWRHYGIPLDPADQVAVTTGATEGIAAALLALVEPGDEVVVLEPYYDSYVAMIQMAAGVRRPVTLRAPDFRLDVDELRAAVTPRTTLILLNTPHNPTGSVLTRAELSAIAEVALEHDLTVVTDEVYEHLVLDPDSEHVPLCTLPGMAERTLTLSSVGKSWSLTGWKIGWATGPRDLVAALTTAKQWLTYTSGAPLQPAVAVALGEADDFPRMLRTSLRERRDHLVAGLTDLGITTYTPQGTYFALSDVASLGWSDALAFCEALPERAGVVAIPASVFHDDADAGRHLVRWAFCKQTDVLDEALRRLGAADLRA
- the pyrE gene encoding orotate phosphoribosyltransferase; the protein is MSDATRPVDETTAAPSADPTLAADIDACCRLSGEFTLRSGQVSHEYFDKYLFESDPALLARVADQMVALVPEGTELLGGLELGGVPIATALSARTLHPTLFVRKKAKEYGTCKLAEGPDVAGRRITLVEDVITTGGAVRDAVRELRAAGAVVEVVICAIDRSPEGENPLADVELEVRPVLTKAQLDEARAAAS
- the clpB gene encoding ATP-dependent chaperone ClpB, whose amino-acid sequence is MSQFGADKFTTRSREAIEAAQLAATTGGNSQTEPIHLLVALLREEDGVARSLITRSGADVAVVAARAEAAQAALPKASGSTVQQPGASASLTRVLASALDLASSMKDDYVATEHLLVALATVESSAAKVLTDSGLTADGLREAVTAVRGNRRVTSQEAESTYESLEKFSVDLTAAAEEGRLDPVIGRDAEIRRVIQVLSRRTKNNPVLIGEPGVGKTAVVEGLAQRVVAGDVPDSLKGRRVLSLDLAAMVAGAKYRGEFEERLKAVLEEIKQAGGQIITFIDELHTVVGAGAGGDSSMDAGNMLKPMLARGELHMIGATTLDEYRERIEKDPALERRFQQVFVGEPSVEDTIQILRGIQEKYEAHHGVRITDAALVAAATLSDRYITGRQLPDKAIDLIDEAASRLRMEIESSPEEIDQLRRSVDRLKMEQFALEKETDPASVERLEHLKGELADQQEELRALEARWEREKASLEGEGELRKQLDALRIEAERLMREGDLAKASEIQYGRIPELEKQIEAATAAEPATETEKLVGDEVAPEQIAEVVEAWTGIPTGRMLQGETAKLLEMEQVIGQRLIGQEEAVGAVSDAVRRSRAGIADPNRPTGSFLFLGPTGTGKTELAKSLADFLFDDERAIVRIDMSEYSEKHSVSRLVGAPPGYVGYDEGGQLTEAVRRRPYSVVLLDEVEKAHPEVFDILLQVLDDGRLTDGQGRTVDFRNTILILTSNLGSQFLVDPTLDPETKKEQVMSLVRASFKPEFLNRLDEIVTFSALTRDELAHIVDLQLALLDKRLAVRRITIEVTDEAREWLADTGYDPAYGARPLRRLIQTAIGDPLAKMLIAGEVTDGQRVVVRRGEDGLDLVTSAH
- a CDS encoding copper resistance CopC family protein yields the protein MTRTRRPVAPALAAALTAGLVTVAMALGAAPAQAHAGLTGSTPEDGATLTELPAEVVLTFSEQVSGPATVVVTGPDGGGLQTGEAEVDGDEVRQAVERGQAGGAYTIAYRVISSDGHPITGQVRFTLELEGSESGVPNPTPSQSATDPNAPEGTGSAGSTDDTWSVSWLVAGGVLLLLVIVLLVAALVARTAKGRREPR
- a CDS encoding response regulator — encoded protein: MKLFRSAKQAPAPAPVVEAQPEADARPTTVRDIRGHQVSVVVVDDDEEVRFVLRVALESAGFRIAGDAGDAETAIEMVKTLQPDIVVLDLHMPEIGGLEILPLIYEDCPTTKVVVCSAISATYMTEAALQEGAWGYIVKGVSARTIAEHLIQVAEGGAVRPVRPYPLVRDFGSVKTL